GAGGCCCCGTGGCCGGAGACATCGGCGAAGTAGAACAGGGTATAGCGATCGTCGAAGCGCTGGAAGTCGAGGAAATCCCCGGACAGGTACAGCGACGGCGCCAGCCAGTAGTCGCAGGTCACCCCACCCACGGTCTGGGGCCGCGGCGGCAGCAGCTTGCGCTGGATCTGGCCACCGGCCTGCTGGTCCATGCGCAGCATGGCCAGGTGGGTCTCCAGGCGCTCGTTGAGATCGGCCAGGCGGGCCCGGTCGTGTTCCCGCTCCTCGGCGAGGCGGTTGACCTCGATGACCCGGCGAATGATCCGGCGCAACAGGTGGCCATGGCGAAGCGGCTCGATGACGTAGTCCACCAGGCCGGCATCCACCGCCTGGAGCAGGTCGCTGTCCTGGCGATCGTCGCTGACCACCAGGGTCGGCAGCCGCCTGGCCAGGGCGGCCCACTCGCTGCTGGGCACGATCCGGGAGCGGGCCACCGCCAGCGAGGCCGTGGCCGGCAGCTGGTCCGGCCGCTCCACGGCGACCACCGCCAGGCCATCCTTGGCGATGGTCTCGGCCAGGGCATCACGCTCCGGCCCGGGGGCGTCGATCAGTCCGATCAGCTCGTTGGCAGCTGGCATCCCGTCATGGCCTCATTCGGCGAAGGCGTCATCAAAGTCGGCATCCTCGAAATCGAACTCATCCGTGGCGAAGGGGTCCTCGCCCAGCTCGCCATCATTGACCTCGAAGCGTCGTCGCTGCAGCCAGCTGTCACGGATGAAGCTGTAGCGATCCCCGCGGATCAACCGCTCCTGGTCGAGAAGGCCCGCCCGCGTGTCGATCGCGTCCAGGGCACGCAAGGAAAGCCGCACCTTG
The Halomonas sp. M4R1S46 DNA segment above includes these coding regions:
- a CDS encoding PP2C family protein-serine/threonine phosphatase, with translation MPAANELIGLIDAPGPERDALAETIAKDGLAVVAVERPDQLPATASLAVARSRIVPSSEWAALARRLPTLVVSDDRQDSDLLQAVDAGLVDYVIEPLRHGHLLRRIIRRVIEVNRLAEEREHDRARLADLNERLETHLAMLRMDQQAGGQIQRKLLPPRPQTVGGVTCDYWLAPSLYLSGDFLDFQRFDDRYTLFYFADVSGHGASSAFVTVLLKYLSNRWQNEWDGQAPECLAPRWLAALNRELLDTGIGKHATLFVGVIDRERRYLHYSLGAQLPMPLLVADGEARPLAGEGMPVGLFPHVEYPRLGCPLPATFRLCLCSDGILECLPGETLDARLRELERRVLASDTVAELREGLALGKMEDDDDLIAEHAPGHEELPDDLTIMMLSGFGNDNA